The Sphingomicrobium sp. genome has a window encoding:
- the rplA gene encoding 50S ribosomal protein L1, giving the protein MAKLTKKQKAFTAVDRDKLYGVDEALALVKQNATAKFDETVEIALNLGVDPRHADQMVRGVVNLPKGTGKTVRVAVFAKGAKADEATAAGADVVGAEDLMETIQGGTIDFDRVIATPDMMGVVGRLGKVLGPKGLMPNPKLGTVTMDVAKAVNDAKSGQVEFRVEKAGIVHAGIGKASFAAEDLKENFDAFMDAIVRNKPTGAKGKFIKKVALTSSMGPGVKIDLAEVQGA; this is encoded by the coding sequence ATGGCGAAGCTGACGAAGAAGCAGAAGGCTTTCACCGCGGTCGACCGCGACAAGCTCTACGGCGTCGATGAGGCGCTGGCGCTGGTCAAGCAGAACGCGACCGCCAAGTTCGACGAAACGGTCGAGATCGCGCTGAACCTCGGCGTCGATCCGCGCCACGCCGACCAGATGGTCCGCGGCGTCGTCAACCTCCCCAAGGGCACCGGCAAGACCGTCCGCGTCGCCGTCTTCGCCAAGGGCGCGAAGGCCGACGAAGCGACTGCGGCCGGCGCCGATGTCGTGGGTGCCGAAGACCTGATGGAGACGATCCAGGGCGGCACGATCGACTTCGACCGCGTGATCGCCACGCCCGACATGATGGGGGTCGTCGGGCGCTTGGGTAAGGTGCTGGGTCCCAAGGGCCTGATGCCGAACCCGAAGCTCGGCACCGTCACCATGGATGTCGCCAAGGCCGTCAACGACGCCAAGTCGGGGCAGGTCGAGTTCCGGGTCGAAAAGGCGGGCATCGTCCATGCCGGGATCGGCAAGGCGAGCTTCGCGGCCGAGGACCTCAAGGAAAATTTCGACGCGTTCATGGACGCGATCGTGCGCAACAAGCCGACGGGCGCCAAGGGCAAGTTCATCAAGAAGGTCGCGCTGACCTCGTCGATGGGCCCGGGCGTCAAGATCGACCTCGCGGAAGTGCAGGGCGCCTAA
- the rplK gene encoding 50S ribosomal protein L11: MAKKITGYIKLQVPAGAATPAPPIGPALGQRGVNIMEFTKAFNAATQDMEKGAPIPTVITVYADRSFSFATKTPPASFLLKKAANLKSGSKEPGKVSAGTIKRSALSAIAETKMKDLNANDIEAATKIIEGSARAMGLQVVEG; the protein is encoded by the coding sequence ATGGCAAAGAAGATTACCGGCTATATCAAGCTGCAGGTCCCGGCTGGCGCCGCGACCCCGGCTCCGCCGATCGGCCCGGCCCTGGGCCAGCGCGGCGTCAACATCATGGAATTCACCAAGGCGTTCAACGCCGCGACGCAGGACATGGAAAAAGGCGCGCCGATCCCGACCGTGATCACGGTCTATGCGGACCGCTCCTTCTCCTTCGCGACCAAGACGCCGCCGGCCTCTTTCCTTCTCAAGAAGGCGGCGAACCTGAAGTCGGGTTCGAAGGAGCCCGGCAAGGTTTCCGCGGGGACCATCAAGCGCTCGGCGCTTAGCGCAATCGCCGAGACCAAGATGAAGGACCTCAACGCCAACGACATTGAGGCGGCGACCAAGATCATCGAAGGCAGCGCCCGCGCGATGGGCCTCCAGGTTGTGGAGGGCTGA